The following are encoded together in the Solea senegalensis isolate Sse05_10M unplaced genomic scaffold, IFAPA_SoseM_1 scf7180000015002, whole genome shotgun sequence genome:
- the slc32a1 gene encoding vesicular inhibitory amino acid transporter, whose protein sequence is MATLIRGKLSNKLSNAATAVSNKSQAKVSGMFARMGFQAATDDEGLGFAACDDLDYDHRQGMQMDILSSDEMGGEASGDGSALEGDSHYQRDGTGPPHSGSKDGGPNNELTEVRPRITAWEAGWNVTNAIQGMFVLGLPYAILHGGYLGLFLIIFAAVVCCYTGKILIACLYEEDEDGQLVRVRDSYVDIANACCAPRFPSLGGHVVNVAQIIELVMTCILYVVVSGNLMYNSFPNMPISQKSWAIIATAALLPCAFLKNLKAVSKFSLLCTMAHFVINVLVIAYCLSRARDWAWDKVKFYIDVKKFPISIGIIVFSYTSQIFLPSLEGNMQKPSEFSCMMKWTHIAACILKGLFALVAYLTWADETKEVITDNLPPTIRAVVNLFLVAKALLSYPLPFFAAVEVLEKSFFQDGGRSYFPNCYDGDGRLKSWGLTLRCVLVVFTLLMAIYVPHFALLMGLTGSLTGAGLCFLLPSIFHLKLLWRKLQWHQVFFDVSIFVIGGICSISGFIHSMEGLIEAFKYNIHE, encoded by the exons ATGGCGACTTTAATCAGAGGCAAGCTTTCCAATAAACTGTCAAATGCAGCCACGGCTGTGTCCAACAAATCCCAGGCGAAGGTGAGCGGCATGTTCGCCAGGATGGGCTTCCAGGCCGCCACCGACGACGAGGGTCTTGGCTTTGCCGCCTGCGATGACTTGGACTACGACCACAGACAAGGTATGCAGATGGACATCCTGTCATCTGATGAGATGGGAGGAGAGGCGAGCGGGGACGGCAGTGCGCTGGAGGGAGACAGCCACTACCAGAGGGATGGAACCGGGCCACCGCACTCCGGCTCAAAGGACGGGGGTCCGAACAACGAGTTGACTGAAGTCAGACCAAGAATTACCGCTTGGGAGGCGGGCTGGAACGTCACGAATGCAATCCAG GGGATGTTTGTCCTCGGGTTGCCCTACGCCATCCTGCACGGAGGATACCTCGGACTCTTTCTGATTATCTTTGCCGCCGTGGTGTGCTGCTACACGGGCAAAATCCTCATTGCCTGTCTGTACGAGGAGGACGAAGACGGGCAGCTGGTCCGTGTGAGGGACTCCTATGTGGACATTGCGAACGCCTGCTGCGCCCCCAGGTTCCCCTCTTTAGGAGGCCACGTCGTGAATGTAGCCCAAATCATAGAGTTGGTGATGACGTGCATCCTGTACGTGGTGGTCAGCGGTAATCTCATGTACAACAGTTTCCCCAACATGCCGATTTCCCAGAAGTCATGGGCCATCATCGCCACCGCCGCCCTCCTGCCGTGCGCCTTCCTCAAAAACCTGAAGGCCGTGTCCAAGTTCAGCCTGCTGTGCACGATGGCCCACTTCGTCATCAACGTCCTGGTGATCGCCTACTGCCTCTCTAGAGCGCGGGACTGGGCCTGGGACAAGGTCAAGTTTTACATCGACGTCAAGAAGTTCCCCATCTCCATTGGGATTATCGTGTTCAGCTACACGTCGCAGATCTTCCTGCCGTCGCTGGAGGGGAACATGCAGAAACCCAGCGAGTTCAGCTGCATGATGAAGTGGACTCACATCGCTGCCTGTATCCTCAAAGGCCTCTTCGCCCTGGTGGCCTACCTGACCTGGGCTGACGAAACCAAGGAGGTCATCACCGACAACCTGCCCCCAACCATCCGAGCCGTTGTCAACCTCTTTCTGGTGGCCAAAGCTTTGCTGTCGTATCCGTTGCCGTTTTTCGCCGCCGTTGAGGTGTTAGAGAAATCGTTTTTCCAGGACGGGGGACGCTCGTACTTTCCAAATTGCTACGATGGCGATGGACGCCTAAAATCCTGGGGACTGACTCTCCGCTGTGTCCTTGTAGTGTTCACCTTGCTCATGGCCATCTATGTGCCACACTTCGCCCTCCTCATGGGCCTCACCGGCAGCCTGACGGGCGCAGGCCTTTGCTTTCTGCTGCCTAGTATCTTCCACCTCAAGCTTCTATGGAGAAAGCTGCAGTGGCACCAGGTTTTCTTTGACGTCTCCATCTTTGTTATAGGAGGTATATGCAGCATATCTGGTTTCATCCACTCCATGGAGGGGCTCATAGAGGCTTTCAAATATAACATACACGAGTAG